In Acidobacteriota bacterium, one DNA window encodes the following:
- a CDS encoding nucleotidyltransferase domain-containing protein: MFDTGTLDRAVRERRRRLAAEQAELLRRVRGALAELREPLGVKAAYVVGSLRSPELWRESSDIDVAVAGCSSVVLEVMKALEDATGREVDVIDLDLHPDPQAFIRSGVRVYG, encoded by the coding sequence ATGTTCGACACCGGCACGCTCGACAGGGCGGTCCGGGAGCGGCGACGAAGGCTGGCGGCGGAGCAGGCCGAACTGTTGCGGCGTGTCCGTGGCGCCCTGGCGGAGCTGCGGGAACCGCTCGGCGTGAAGGCTGCCTACGTCGTGGGATCCTTGCGATCACCGGAGCTCTGGCGGGAGTCATCCGACATCGACGTGGCCGTGGCGGGTTGCTCGAGCGTGGTCCTGGAGGTGATGAAGGCGCTGGAGGATGCGACCGGCAGGGAGGTCGACGTCATCGACCTCGATCTCCACCCCGACCCGCAGGCCTTCATCCGATCGGGAGTCAGGGTGTATGGATGA
- a CDS encoding peptidase S41, whose protein sequence is MFRRFQFLMAPCVVGMLAATVVPAAAQTKLLRFPDIHGDRVVFTYAGDLWLAPTAGGQATRLTAHPGLELFARFSPDGSRIAFTGQYDGDEQVYVIPATGGVPQQITYYPARGPLAPRWGYDNQVYDWSPDGQAVLFRSLRYSTDLSDSRLFLASVDGGLPIPLEMPESGAGDLSPDGSRVVYSPLFRDFRTWKRYEGGWAQELYIFDRETHVVERVTTHRRADRDPMWIGNAIYFTSDRDGTLNLYRYDVGSRETTQLTESDTWDVRWPGDDGANRIVYELNGELEIYSIDAGTSQPIAITVPDDGLAMRPSRVAAAALIEDAELSPGGERALFVARGDVFTAPIENGPTRNLTRSSSAHDKWARWSPDGRRIAYVSDASGEDEIYLVAQDGSGEPEQLTTGGQAMRYAPEWSPTGDHLAFSDKDGRLYVIDVETQEVIDVADEERGLLRDYVWSPRGGYLAFSMTDATGFSSIYVWSLAEGELHRVTGEYFHEWNPAWDPDGDFLYYLSDRQFTPQLGSFEWNYLVDRETGIYAAALRRDVEHPLPPESDEVELSGDDPDADEDDGEGDDPDADDEHETADPDDDAEGAGEGGHENGDEDEEGPIAIDFDGLAQRVVRLPVPFDNYVGLSGADDGVFFIRGGPQYYGRGSSVQPALRRFTFADREAETIADGIGGYAVSRDGERVLVREGNAWNVYPAGGGDATRVSTNGLMVDRVPAEEWAQIFDEVWRRFRDFFYVDNMHGYDWDALRDRYRPMLEHVGHRSDLNYVIGEMVAELNVSHAYIAGGDWETPDRPEVALPGAVFELDAQADRYRIVEIFAGHNEEPRYRSPLTEIGVDARVGDYVLAIDGEDLLGSDNPYRVLRHRADRPVRLTLHAEPTFEGAREVSYTPVTQERSLRYLTEVEANRQKVAEMTDGRVGYLHVPDMGAEGIQEFIKWFYGQIRKEGLVIDVRGNGGGNVSQMLIERLRRDVLGTSFSRTYDTPETYPQWAFHGHLVCILDEDSASDGDIFPYRFREAGLGPLIGKRSWGGVIGITSHGPLIDGGSVNVPQFGTNGADGSWVVENVGVEPDIEVENDPRSVIAGQDPQLERAVEEVLRMMREDPKALPQRPAPPVKTP, encoded by the coding sequence ATGTTCCGACGATTCCAATTCCTGATGGCGCCCTGCGTCGTCGGCATGTTGGCGGCCACGGTGGTTCCGGCCGCCGCCCAGACGAAGCTGCTCCGTTTCCCCGACATCCATGGCGACCGCGTGGTCTTCACATACGCCGGCGATCTCTGGCTGGCGCCGACCGCGGGCGGCCAGGCGACCCGGCTGACCGCCCATCCGGGGCTGGAACTCTTCGCGCGGTTCTCACCGGACGGATCCCGCATCGCGTTCACCGGGCAGTACGACGGTGACGAACAGGTCTACGTCATTCCGGCCACCGGCGGCGTGCCGCAGCAGATCACCTACTACCCCGCCCGCGGTCCGCTGGCGCCACGCTGGGGCTACGACAACCAGGTCTACGACTGGTCGCCGGATGGGCAGGCGGTGCTGTTCCGGTCGCTGCGCTACAGCACCGACCTTTCCGACAGCCGGCTGTTCCTGGCGTCCGTCGACGGCGGATTGCCGATCCCGCTGGAAATGCCCGAGTCGGGCGCCGGCGATCTCTCCCCGGATGGAAGCCGCGTGGTCTACTCTCCTCTCTTCCGGGACTTCCGCACGTGGAAGCGCTACGAGGGAGGATGGGCGCAGGAACTCTACATCTTCGACCGCGAGACCCACGTGGTCGAGCGGGTGACGACCCACCGGCGGGCCGATCGCGACCCCATGTGGATCGGCAACGCGATCTACTTCACGTCGGACCGGGACGGCACCCTCAACCTCTACCGTTACGACGTCGGCTCGCGCGAGACAACGCAGTTGACGGAGAGTGACACCTGGGACGTCCGCTGGCCGGGGGATGACGGCGCCAACCGCATCGTCTACGAGCTGAACGGCGAACTGGAGATCTACTCCATCGACGCGGGGACATCGCAGCCCATCGCGATCACCGTGCCCGACGACGGCCTCGCCATGCGGCCTTCCCGCGTGGCCGCGGCGGCCCTGATCGAGGACGCGGAGCTCAGCCCCGGGGGCGAGCGCGCGCTCTTCGTGGCCCGTGGCGACGTCTTCACGGCGCCGATCGAGAACGGCCCGACCCGCAATCTGACGCGCAGCTCGTCGGCGCACGACAAGTGGGCGCGCTGGTCCCCGGACGGACGGCGCATCGCCTACGTCTCCGACGCGAGCGGCGAGGACGAGATCTACCTCGTCGCCCAGGACGGCTCCGGCGAGCCCGAGCAGCTTACGACCGGCGGGCAGGCGATGCGCTATGCGCCGGAATGGTCGCCGACCGGCGACCACCTCGCCTTCAGCGACAAGGACGGCAGGCTCTACGTCATCGACGTCGAGACCCAGGAGGTAATCGATGTCGCCGATGAGGAACGCGGGCTGCTGCGCGACTACGTCTGGTCGCCCCGCGGCGGTTACCTGGCGTTCTCGATGACCGACGCGACGGGCTTCAGCTCCATCTACGTCTGGAGCCTGGCCGAGGGCGAGCTGCATCGCGTCACCGGCGAGTACTTCCACGAGTGGAACCCGGCATGGGACCCGGACGGCGACTTCCTGTACTACCTGTCCGACCGGCAGTTCACGCCGCAGCTCGGCTCGTTCGAGTGGAACTACCTGGTCGATCGGGAGACCGGGATCTACGCCGCGGCGCTGCGTCGCGACGTGGAGCACCCGCTGCCGCCGGAAAGCGACGAGGTCGAGCTGAGCGGCGACGATCCCGACGCGGACGAGGATGACGGCGAGGGTGACGATCCCGACGCGGATGACGAGCACGAGACGGCGGATCCCGACGATGACGCGGAAGGCGCGGGCGAGGGCGGGCACGAGAACGGAGACGAGGACGAGGAGGGGCCCATCGCGATCGACTTCGACGGGCTCGCCCAGCGCGTCGTGCGGCTGCCGGTCCCGTTCGACAACTACGTCGGGCTGAGCGGCGCTGATGACGGCGTCTTCTTCATCCGTGGCGGCCCGCAGTACTACGGGCGCGGCAGCAGCGTTCAGCCGGCGCTCCGGCGCTTCACGTTCGCCGACCGGGAAGCCGAGACGATCGCCGACGGCATCGGCGGCTACGCGGTGTCGCGCGACGGCGAGAGGGTGCTGGTGCGCGAAGGGAACGCCTGGAACGTCTATCCGGCGGGCGGCGGCGACGCCACGCGAGTCTCGACGAACGGCCTGATGGTGGATCGCGTGCCGGCCGAGGAGTGGGCGCAGATCTTCGACGAGGTCTGGCGGCGATTCCGCGATTTCTTCTACGTCGATAACATGCACGGCTACGACTGGGACGCGCTGCGCGACCGGTACCGCCCGATGCTGGAGCACGTCGGGCACCGGTCGGACCTGAACTACGTCATCGGAGAGATGGTGGCGGAGCTCAACGTCAGCCACGCCTACATCGCGGGCGGCGACTGGGAAACGCCCGACCGACCAGAGGTCGCCCTGCCCGGCGCGGTCTTCGAGCTCGACGCCCAGGCCGACCGCTATCGCATCGTCGAGATCTTTGCCGGCCACAACGAGGAGCCTCGCTACCGGTCGCCGCTCACGGAGATCGGCGTCGATGCGCGGGTCGGCGACTACGTGCTCGCGATTGACGGCGAGGATCTGCTGGGATCGGACAACCCCTATCGCGTGTTGCGCCATCGCGCGGATCGGCCGGTCCGGCTGACGCTGCACGCCGAGCCGACGTTCGAGGGGGCGCGGGAGGTCTCGTACACCCCGGTTACCCAGGAGCGGAGCCTGCGCTATCTGACCGAGGTGGAAGCCAACCGGCAGAAGGTGGCGGAGATGACCGATGGCCGCGTCGGTTACCTGCACGTTCCGGACATGGGCGCCGAGGGGATCCAGGAGTTCATCAAGTGGTTCTACGGGCAGATCCGCAAGGAAGGCCTGGTGATCGACGTCCGGGGGAACGGCGGCGGTAACGTCTCGCAGATGCTCATCGAACGCCTCCGCCGGGACGTTCTCGGCACCAGCTTCTCGCGAACCTACGACACTCCGGAGACCTACCCCCAGTGGGCGTTCCACGGGCACCTCGTCTGCATCCTCGACGAGGACTCCGCCTCCGACGGCGACATCTTCCCCTACCGCTTCCGCGAGGCCGGGCTGGGGCCGCTCATCGGCAAGCGCTCCTGGGGCGGCGTCATCGGCATTACCAGCCACGGGCCGCTCATCGACGGCGGCTCGGTCAACGTGCCGCAGTTCGGCACGAACGGCGCCGACGGCAGTTGGGTGGTGGAGAACGTCGGCGTGGAGCCGGACATCGAGGTCGAGAACGACCCGCGATCGGTCATCGCAGGGCAGGACCCGCAGCTCGAGCGGGCGGTCGAGGAAGTGCTGCGCATGATGCGGGAGGATCCGAAGGCGCTGCCCCAGCGGCCGGCCCCGCCGGTCAAGACGCCGTAG
- a CDS encoding GtrA family protein, with translation MTIKGLRRWLVFNVVGSMGVAVQLLVLVTLTEVATLDYLVATGLAVECAILHNFVWHERWTWRDRGIGMPGWAGRLLRFNLVTGTLSISANVVFTGLYAEAFGIHYAFANLMAIASCSVLNFIANDRFVFRRVQAPDACAECWQGARRSACR, from the coding sequence ATGACCATCAAGGGGCTGCGGCGATGGCTCGTCTTCAACGTCGTCGGCTCGATGGGCGTGGCGGTTCAACTGCTCGTGCTGGTGACCCTGACCGAGGTGGCGACCCTCGACTACCTGGTCGCCACGGGGCTGGCGGTGGAGTGCGCCATCCTGCACAACTTTGTCTGGCACGAGCGCTGGACGTGGCGCGACCGGGGCATCGGGATGCCTGGTTGGGCGGGCCGGCTGCTCCGGTTCAACCTGGTGACGGGCACGCTGTCCATCTCTGCCAACGTCGTGTTCACCGGGCTCTACGCCGAGGCGTTCGGCATCCACTACGCATTCGCCAACCTGATGGCGATTGCGTCCTGTTCGGTGCTGAACTTCATTGCCAACGACCGCTTCGTGTTCCGTCGCGTGCAGGCGCCGGACGCCTGCGCGGAGTGCTGGCAAGGCGCGCGGCGTTCCGCGTGCCGATGA
- a CDS encoding carboxypeptidase regulatory-like domain-containing protein has translation MTTKRHMIGGCAAAAFLAAGLALLGPPVAAQDEDISGVVTSAAGPEAGVWVIAETDDFETGFRKIVVTDDDGRFLVPDLPDANYEVWVRGYGLSDSDRTPARPGDDLALTATEAASPAEAAEIYPANYWYSLLEVPPASDFPGTGPRGNGIGATMHTQADWIDRLKDGCQLCHQLGNEATREMPMLDLDEFDSSADAWEYRLLAGGAGPAMSVELNRMGRPRALELYAEWSDRIAAGELPPVPPRPQGRERNIVLSMWEWGHPRGMVHDEITTDKRNPTLNANGPIYGVGGAGLVITDPRTHESVRMDLPTRIERPRRPVSYQGSSTRIPSLYWGDEPVNIQSRSAHNPMLDDKNRLWITQAVRPNDVPDWCLEGSDNRFAQYYPIQHQDETRQVSYYDPETGEFELIDTCYFTHHLQFADDADDTLWLSGSTEAIGWLNTRLYDETGDEQVSQGWCPTVIDTNGDGVITRPWNEPDWNGDVEIDPARDTRVGSLDKFKRAYGVIPHPDGSVWITRRFPVPGKLIRLELGDNPPETCISEVYEPPYDPGGDPNEWGYGPRGIDVDRNGVIWTALGGSGHMASFDRSKCAVLNGPTATGQHCREGWTLYPTPGPKLKGVEGSANADYHYYNWVDQFDTLGLGANTPIATGTTSDALLALDPDSGDWVIMRVPYPLGFYSRGLDGRIDDPDAGWKGRGVWSSFNTGSPHHLEGGKGTTSEIVRFQIRPHPLAN, from the coding sequence ATGACCACGAAGCGGCACATGATCGGCGGCTGCGCGGCGGCGGCGTTCCTGGCGGCGGGCCTCGCCCTACTCGGCCCACCCGTTGCGGCCCAGGACGAGGACATCAGCGGTGTCGTGACCAGCGCGGCCGGCCCCGAAGCCGGCGTCTGGGTCATCGCCGAGACGGACGACTTCGAGACCGGCTTCCGGAAGATCGTCGTGACCGACGACGACGGGCGGTTCCTCGTGCCGGATCTCCCCGACGCCAACTACGAGGTATGGGTCCGCGGCTACGGCCTGTCCGATTCGGACAGGACGCCCGCGCGGCCCGGCGACGACCTGGCGCTGACCGCGACCGAAGCGGCCTCGCCGGCCGAGGCGGCGGAGATCTATCCCGCCAACTACTGGTATTCGCTCCTCGAGGTGCCGCCGGCCAGTGATTTTCCGGGCACCGGGCCGCGCGGAAACGGCATCGGCGCCACCATGCATACCCAGGCCGACTGGATCGACCGGTTGAAGGACGGCTGCCAGCTCTGCCACCAGCTCGGCAATGAGGCGACCCGCGAGATGCCGATGCTCGATCTCGACGAGTTCGACTCGTCGGCCGACGCGTGGGAGTACCGCCTCCTGGCGGGCGGGGCCGGGCCGGCGATGTCCGTCGAACTCAACCGCATGGGCCGGCCGCGCGCGCTCGAGCTGTACGCCGAGTGGAGCGACCGGATCGCCGCCGGAGAGCTGCCCCCCGTCCCGCCGCGGCCGCAGGGGCGTGAACGCAACATCGTCCTCAGCATGTGGGAGTGGGGACACCCGCGCGGCATGGTGCATGACGAGATCACGACCGACAAGCGCAATCCGACGCTCAACGCGAACGGCCCCATATACGGAGTCGGCGGGGCCGGGTTGGTGATCACGGACCCCCGCACCCACGAGTCGGTCCGGATGGACCTGCCGACGCGTATCGAGCGCCCGCGGCGGCCCGTCTCGTATCAGGGGTCGTCGACCAGAATTCCGTCGCTCTACTGGGGCGATGAACCGGTCAACATCCAGAGCCGGAGCGCCCACAACCCGATGCTGGACGACAAGAACCGCCTCTGGATCACGCAGGCGGTGCGGCCGAACGACGTGCCGGACTGGTGCCTGGAGGGTTCGGACAACCGGTTCGCGCAGTACTACCCGATTCAACATCAGGACGAGACGCGCCAGGTGTCCTACTACGACCCCGAGACCGGCGAGTTCGAGCTGATCGACACGTGCTACTTCACGCACCACCTGCAGTTCGCGGACGACGCGGACGACACGCTGTGGCTGAGCGGATCGACCGAGGCGATCGGTTGGCTGAACACGCGGCTGTACGACGAGACCGGCGACGAGCAGGTGTCGCAGGGCTGGTGTCCGACCGTCATCGACACCAACGGTGACGGCGTCATCACCAGGCCGTGGAACGAGCCGGACTGGAACGGCGACGTCGAGATCGATCCGGCGCGCGACACGCGGGTCGGCAGCCTCGACAAGTTCAAGCGCGCCTACGGCGTCATCCCGCATCCGGACGGATCGGTATGGATCACGCGGCGCTTCCCGGTGCCGGGGAAGCTGATCCGCCTGGAGCTCGGGGACAATCCGCCGGAGACCTGCATCTCCGAGGTCTACGAGCCGCCGTACGATCCGGGTGGCGACCCGAACGAGTGGGGATACGGCCCCCGCGGCATCGATGTCGACCGCAACGGCGTGATCTGGACCGCGCTCGGCGGCAGCGGGCACATGGCCAGCTTCGACCGCAGCAAGTGCGCGGTGCTGAACGGACCGACCGCCACCGGCCAGCACTGCCGCGAGGGGTGGACGCTGTATCCGACCCCCGGCCCGAAGCTGAAGGGCGTCGAGGGCTCAGCCAACGCCGACTACCACTACTACAACTGGGTCGACCAGTTCGACACCCTCGGCCTCGGCGCCAACACGCCGATTGCCACCGGCACGACGTCGGACGCGTTGCTCGCCCTCGATCCGGACAGCGGCGACTGGGTGATCATGCGCGTCCCGTATCCGCTCGGCTTCTACAGCCGCGGTCTGGACGGCCGGATCGACGATCCGGACGCCGGCTGGAAGGGGCGCGGGGTCTGGTCCAGCTTCAATACGGGGTCGCCGCACCATCTCGAGGGCGGCAAGGGAACGACGAGCGAGATCGTGCGGTTCCAGATACGGCCGCACCCGCTGGCGAACTAG